In a genomic window of Roseimicrobium gellanilyticum:
- a CDS encoding SMI1/KNR4 family protein encodes MQLPLDLDVSRKSYLELLCEHAKKGLYQLKPGPSAEDWARCEEDLGVRLPDSFKVIATTFGPGVFGDYISLYGPNRRDEWRRLTNHCQSVAGDRLAQLYPGHEFYPHAGGILLFASFSYRLLAGFQGLESKVGTVSRGSKPKIVLIEDSGVEVLTVDFAEFLYRIVFNKPRMRGPISRSLHTRLYFHKQGPWFRPEECQ; translated from the coding sequence ATGCAGCTTCCCCTCGATTTGGACGTCAGCAGAAAGTCGTATCTGGAGCTGCTCTGTGAACACGCCAAGAAAGGGTTGTATCAGCTCAAGCCCGGACCGAGTGCAGAAGACTGGGCGAGGTGTGAGGAGGATCTCGGTGTCCGATTGCCGGATAGTTTCAAGGTAATTGCCACAACGTTTGGGCCTGGTGTATTCGGAGACTACATCAGCCTGTACGGGCCAAATCGCCGGGATGAGTGGCGACGCCTAACTAATCATTGCCAGAGTGTGGCGGGTGACAGACTGGCCCAATTGTACCCGGGGCATGAGTTCTATCCTCATGCAGGGGGCATTCTGTTGTTTGCCTCATTTTCTTACCGATTACTTGCAGGATTTCAGGGATTGGAAAGTAAAGTAGGAACGGTGTCCAGAGGCTCAAAACCCAAGATTGTTCTCATAGAGGACTCTGGAGTGGAGGTTCTAACAGTGGATTTTGCCGAGTTCCTCTATAGAATAGTATTCAATAAGCCGCGCATGAGAGGACCCATCTCAAGGTCCCTTCACACGAGACTCTACTTCCACAAGCAGGGGCCGTGGTTCAGGCCTGAAGAGTGCCAGTGA
- a CDS encoding serine hydrolase domain-containing protein gives MSSSLCISLRPFLAVLSSVSLWIAPTKAVADNYFPPPDNEGGWRTPEDEKEARDQAGIDLSKLEPAYEVTQRSTAHGGLLVVRRGYLCFERYFGRASRNANPDMASTGKAFTSIACGIMLDEFKDKLPDGLDTKVFTEKHLPEAFPLNDPRKADITLGQLLCMTGGYWGEGQAPSGYKKGVAKPEPLKPVKGQDIRDLDKSSLNVPLWCDPGAGYSYSSPSPHIASIVLRHVTGMELQDYLQAKLGKPQGWGAWGYCLHRGDFLMPHANGAGSTALHATDAVRFGYCLAQGGKWKDQQLVPADYIKKCQTWSPYNPHTPFSLQWEHNADGHVAGAPKDAFWKSGAGGFCLYVVPSLDLVIYKLGGKDGQYDPALTGLPQPPLNLDRDNWQPIPATGFHEGTLGGQALWRVLEMVCAAVRVD, from the coding sequence ATGTCCTCCTCACTTTGCATTTCGCTTCGTCCTTTCCTTGCCGTCCTCTCTTCCGTCTCCTTGTGGATCGCCCCAACCAAGGCGGTGGCAGATAATTATTTTCCGCCGCCGGATAACGAGGGCGGATGGCGCACGCCGGAGGACGAGAAAGAGGCGCGAGACCAGGCGGGTATCGATCTCTCCAAGCTGGAGCCCGCCTATGAAGTGACCCAGCGCTCCACTGCGCACGGTGGCCTGCTGGTGGTGAGGCGCGGTTATCTTTGCTTTGAGCGCTACTTCGGACGCGCCAGCCGTAATGCGAATCCCGACATGGCGTCCACCGGCAAGGCCTTTACCAGCATCGCCTGCGGCATCATGCTGGATGAGTTCAAGGACAAGCTTCCTGATGGACTGGACACAAAGGTCTTCACCGAAAAGCACCTGCCCGAGGCCTTTCCTCTCAATGATCCGCGCAAGGCGGACATCACCCTTGGCCAGCTCCTCTGCATGACCGGTGGCTATTGGGGCGAAGGTCAGGCTCCCTCAGGCTACAAGAAGGGTGTGGCCAAGCCCGAGCCCCTGAAGCCGGTGAAGGGGCAGGACATCCGCGACCTCGACAAGTCCTCCCTCAATGTTCCCCTGTGGTGCGACCCGGGCGCGGGCTATTCCTATTCCTCCCCCTCACCACACATTGCCAGCATCGTGCTCCGCCACGTGACAGGTATGGAACTGCAGGACTATCTGCAGGCGAAGCTTGGCAAGCCCCAGGGCTGGGGTGCATGGGGCTACTGCCTGCACCGTGGTGACTTCCTCATGCCGCATGCCAATGGCGCTGGCAGCACCGCGTTGCATGCCACGGATGCCGTGCGCTTCGGCTACTGCCTCGCCCAAGGGGGCAAGTGGAAGGATCAGCAGCTCGTGCCCGCGGACTACATCAAGAAATGCCAGACCTGGAGTCCTTACAATCCACACACGCCCTTCAGCCTGCAGTGGGAGCACAATGCGGACGGCCACGTAGCTGGCGCGCCGAAGGACGCCTTCTGGAAATCCGGTGCCGGTGGCTTCTGCCTCTATGTCGTGCCTTCGCTCGACCTAGTCATCTACAAGCTGGGCGGCAAGGACGGTCAGTATGACCCGGCCCTCACCGGTCTGCCCCAGCCGCCACTCAATCTCGACCGCGACAACTGGCAACCCATTCCGGCCACCGGTTTCCATGAGGGAACGCTCGGTGGGCAGGCGCTGTGGCGCGTGCTGGAGATGGTGTGCGCGGCAGTGCGGGTGGACTAG
- a CDS encoding AAA family ATPase, which produces MRNWQDILKSTNAELLAWAGQTSWAHDMRSCQQDSEWHAEGDVWTHTTMVWHQVEMLDEYADLDRLSQLKLLFTALLHDAGKPATTARDPESGRLRSPKHSIVGASLARQVLREVGCPLELREEIAHLVRYHGRPPYLLEKSAPEHEVIRLSCLLRNRLLYLFALADTRGRDTREMSRPEEALHLWQDLATELHCLDAPYDFANGQARFLFLRQAGGNLHYIPHEDYRCAVTMMCGLPGAGKDTWLAKYRPTLPVVALDAIREDLDVDATDNQGHVIQEARERCRQHLRAGADFAFNATNVTTSVRKKWIDLFADYGARIEIVHIEPTLTTVLRQNAKRPDPVPSSVIHKLAAKMEVPDITECHGITFVEGS; this is translated from the coding sequence ATGAGAAACTGGCAGGACATCTTGAAATCAACCAATGCCGAGCTGCTGGCCTGGGCCGGGCAGACCTCGTGGGCTCATGACATGCGCTCGTGCCAGCAGGACTCGGAGTGGCATGCCGAGGGGGATGTGTGGACGCACACCACCATGGTGTGGCATCAGGTGGAGATGCTGGATGAGTATGCAGACCTGGACCGCCTGTCGCAACTCAAGCTGCTCTTCACCGCCCTGCTGCATGATGCGGGAAAGCCTGCCACCACAGCGCGGGACCCCGAAAGCGGACGACTGCGTTCCCCAAAACATTCCATCGTCGGAGCCTCGCTAGCGAGGCAGGTGTTGCGTGAGGTGGGTTGTCCACTGGAGTTGCGGGAGGAGATTGCGCATCTGGTCCGCTACCATGGCAGGCCGCCCTACCTTCTTGAGAAAAGCGCTCCCGAGCATGAGGTGATTCGACTTTCCTGCCTGCTACGGAATCGCCTGCTGTATCTCTTCGCGCTGGCGGACACGCGGGGGCGCGATACCCGTGAGATGAGCCGTCCGGAGGAAGCACTCCACCTCTGGCAGGACCTGGCCACGGAACTCCACTGTCTGGATGCGCCCTATGATTTCGCCAATGGTCAGGCGCGATTCCTTTTCCTGCGGCAGGCAGGTGGCAATCTCCACTACATCCCACATGAAGACTACCGCTGCGCAGTCACCATGATGTGTGGTCTGCCCGGTGCTGGCAAAGACACCTGGCTGGCGAAGTACCGCCCCACCCTCCCCGTGGTCGCTCTCGATGCCATCCGTGAAGATCTTGATGTGGATGCCACGGACAACCAGGGGCACGTGATCCAGGAGGCGCGTGAGCGCTGCCGTCAGCACCTGCGTGCCGGGGCGGACTTCGCCTTCAACGCGACGAACGTCACCACGAGTGTGCGGAAGAAGTGGATCGATCTCTTTGCCGACTACGGTGCGCGCATCGAGATCGTCCACATCGAGCCAACGCTCACCACCGTGCTGCGCCAGAACGCAAAACGACCTGACCCGGTACCCTCAAGTGTGATTCACAAGCTGGCTGCGAAGATGGAAGTGCCGGACATCACGGAGTGTCATGGCATCACCTTTGTGGAAGGCAGCTAG
- a CDS encoding RNA ligase family protein translates to MGASRDHFTKYPRTPHLFGSKGTDDDRHLGPRESAAFVKDASLIVEEKLDGTNVGIHFLSNGRLFLQCRGHEITEGMHPQYDLFKQWTAVKQPVLEEMLRDRYILFGEWLYARHSVHYHALPHYFFEFDIYDKEGEVFLSLEQRLIMLEGTGIHTVPVVHQGPATEKQLQALTGPSAYDAEFVHPGDDGTDNRMEGLYLRTESDGAVTGRAKVVRPEFVEKIKESTHWQHQQMVPNELAPGADIWS, encoded by the coding sequence ATGGGCGCTTCCCGTGACCATTTCACCAAGTACCCGCGCACCCCGCATCTCTTCGGCTCGAAGGGCACGGATGATGATCGTCATCTGGGTCCCAGGGAATCCGCTGCGTTTGTGAAGGATGCCTCGCTCATCGTGGAGGAGAAGCTCGATGGCACGAATGTGGGCATCCACTTCCTGAGCAACGGCCGCCTCTTCCTGCAATGCCGCGGCCATGAGATCACGGAGGGCATGCATCCACAGTATGATCTCTTCAAGCAGTGGACCGCCGTGAAGCAACCGGTGCTGGAGGAGATGCTGCGGGATCGCTACATCCTCTTCGGCGAGTGGCTCTATGCCAGGCATAGCGTGCACTACCACGCGCTGCCGCACTACTTCTTCGAGTTCGACATCTATGACAAGGAGGGAGAGGTCTTTCTCTCACTGGAGCAGCGGCTCATCATGCTGGAGGGCACGGGCATTCACACGGTACCAGTAGTGCATCAGGGCCCGGCGACGGAGAAGCAACTGCAGGCCTTGACCGGCCCCTCGGCGTACGATGCCGAATTCGTGCATCCGGGCGATGACGGCACGGACAACCGCATGGAAGGCCTCTACCTGCGCACGGAGTCGGATGGCGCCGTCACGGGGCGCGCCAAGGTGGTGCGCCCGGAGTTTGTGGAGAAGATCAAGGAGAGCACCCACTGGCAGCACCAGCAGATGGTGCCCAATGAACTCGCACCCGGTGCGGATATCTGGAGCTGA
- a CDS encoding SH3 domain-containing protein has protein sequence MKFLPHLLLTLLACALPAQAAEPSRKLLPVDEAAKNPSFFLFRAKLQEAVAKKDAAFVLSIIAPDIQTGFDGENGSAAFKKKWDLAKPEDSGLWHVLAGVLALGGKFNEDGSFLAPYTSAAWPEDLDPFEYVAIMGENVRVREKPDAGSAIVATLSYEILTLVPTDGENGKEAWMKVKLANGREGFVREEFLSLVIGFRAYFEKKNGAWVMTALVAGD, from the coding sequence ATGAAATTTCTCCCTCATCTCTTACTGACCCTGCTCGCTTGTGCATTGCCTGCTCAAGCTGCGGAACCTTCCCGCAAACTTCTCCCTGTGGATGAAGCAGCGAAGAATCCCTCCTTCTTCCTCTTCCGTGCCAAGCTTCAGGAAGCCGTAGCTAAAAAAGATGCAGCCTTTGTGCTGAGCATCATCGCGCCGGACATCCAGACCGGATTCGATGGCGAGAATGGCAGCGCCGCCTTCAAGAAGAAGTGGGACCTGGCGAAGCCTGAGGATTCCGGACTCTGGCATGTACTGGCAGGCGTGCTCGCGCTGGGGGGCAAGTTCAACGAGGATGGCTCCTTCCTCGCACCATATACCAGTGCCGCATGGCCCGAGGATCTGGACCCCTTCGAGTACGTCGCCATCATGGGGGAGAATGTGCGGGTGCGTGAGAAGCCGGATGCTGGCAGCGCAATCGTGGCAACGCTCTCCTACGAGATACTCACGCTCGTGCCCACCGACGGAGAAAATGGCAAGGAGGCGTGGATGAAAGTAAAACTCGCCAACGGCCGCGAAGGCTTCGTACGTGAGGAGTTCCTGAGTCTGGTCATCGGGTTCCGCGCCTACTTCGAGAAGAAGAACGGCGCGTGGGTGATGACCGCGCTGGTAGCTGGGGATTGA
- a CDS encoding RecQ family ATP-dependent DNA helicase: MPATTESLHETLRTQFGHAAFRPGQAQVMETLLEGRSALALFPTSAGKSLCYQLPAVLMEGVTLVISPLIALMKDQVQALQARGIAAARLDSSLSADEAREVYEDLRTGTLKLLYIAPERLMNEAFVERLKRLRIAMMAVDEAHCISEWGHNFRPEYLRLAHVAKELNIHPVLALTATATPSVAKDIRNAFGIEQGDHVQTSFHRPNLHYRITPCAADKRKAYLTRVLLKRKVPSIVYVTLQNTAEEVATHLQKSGVNALAYHAGLPDEQRHEAQDRFMSGEVDVIVATIAFGMGIDKADIRAVYHYNLPKTLENYMQETGRAGRDGKVSVCELLACGDDCIVLENFTFGDTPTSQALRQLIDHLLRQGEEFDFSLYELSGATDIRPLVIETVLTNLELRGIVRPLGSFYSTYQYQFVQPESRILAGHKPERQAFLRRFFSSGKRGRTWTTVNPDEAAAEMGEPRERILKALTWLQESGDITLKPSGSRQRYRLCADATQRDPNVIAQQMQELFANREVRDIARLRQVLELAGHRGCLVRWLLRYFGEELEADCGTCTSCKEKAEGLDTSAAREIPVSTRLAITTEHVATIRELLDGRPVSLRTPRQLTRFLCGITSPATTREKLTKHDAFGMLEKVPFADVLTQAETMF; this comes from the coding sequence ATGCCAGCCACGACGGAATCCCTGCACGAAACGCTCCGTACCCAGTTCGGTCATGCGGCGTTCCGACCCGGGCAGGCACAGGTGATGGAGACGCTGCTGGAGGGGCGGAGTGCACTGGCACTCTTCCCCACGAGTGCAGGGAAGTCGCTGTGCTACCAGCTCCCGGCGGTGCTCATGGAGGGGGTGACGCTGGTCATCTCTCCGCTCATCGCGCTCATGAAGGACCAGGTGCAGGCACTGCAAGCGCGTGGCATCGCCGCCGCGCGACTGGATTCCTCCCTCAGCGCTGACGAGGCACGGGAGGTGTATGAGGATCTGCGCACGGGCACGCTGAAGCTGCTGTACATCGCGCCGGAGCGGCTGATGAACGAGGCCTTCGTGGAGCGGTTGAAGAGGTTACGCATCGCGATGATGGCCGTGGATGAGGCCCACTGCATTTCCGAGTGGGGACACAACTTCCGGCCTGAATACCTGCGGCTGGCGCATGTGGCGAAGGAACTGAACATCCACCCGGTGCTGGCACTGACCGCCACGGCGACTCCATCGGTGGCCAAGGACATCCGCAACGCGTTCGGCATCGAGCAAGGTGATCATGTGCAGACATCGTTTCATCGGCCGAACCTGCACTACCGCATCACCCCCTGCGCTGCGGACAAGAGGAAGGCATACCTCACCAGGGTGCTGCTGAAACGGAAGGTGCCCTCGATCGTCTACGTGACGCTGCAGAACACGGCGGAGGAAGTGGCGACGCATTTGCAGAAGAGTGGCGTGAATGCGCTGGCGTATCACGCCGGCCTGCCGGATGAGCAACGGCATGAAGCGCAGGACAGATTCATGTCCGGTGAGGTGGACGTGATCGTGGCCACGATCGCGTTCGGCATGGGCATCGACAAGGCGGACATCCGCGCGGTGTATCACTACAACCTGCCGAAGACGCTGGAGAACTACATGCAGGAGACCGGTCGTGCGGGTCGCGATGGCAAGGTTTCCGTGTGCGAGCTACTGGCGTGTGGGGATGACTGCATCGTGCTGGAGAATTTCACCTTTGGCGACACGCCTACATCGCAGGCACTGCGACAGCTCATCGACCACCTGCTGCGTCAGGGCGAGGAGTTCGACTTCTCTCTGTACGAACTCTCCGGTGCCACGGACATCCGCCCGCTGGTGATTGAGACCGTGCTCACGAATCTGGAACTGCGTGGCATCGTGCGCCCGCTGGGTTCCTTCTACTCCACCTACCAGTATCAATTCGTGCAGCCGGAGTCGCGTATTCTGGCGGGACACAAGCCGGAGCGGCAGGCGTTCCTGAGGAGATTCTTTTCCAGTGGCAAGCGCGGCCGTACGTGGACCACGGTGAATCCTGATGAAGCCGCTGCAGAGATGGGCGAGCCACGCGAGCGCATCCTGAAGGCACTCACCTGGCTGCAGGAATCCGGCGATATCACGCTCAAGCCAAGCGGCTCCCGGCAGCGCTATCGTTTGTGTGCCGATGCCACGCAGCGCGATCCCAATGTCATCGCGCAGCAGATGCAGGAGCTTTTTGCCAATCGTGAGGTACGCGACATCGCCCGTCTGCGGCAGGTGCTGGAACTCGCCGGGCATCGTGGATGCCTCGTGCGCTGGTTGTTGCGCTACTTTGGTGAGGAGTTGGAAGCGGACTGTGGCACGTGCACGAGCTGCAAGGAGAAGGCGGAGGGCTTGGACACGAGCGCCGCGCGTGAGATTCCGGTTTCCACGAGGCTTGCCATCACTACGGAGCATGTGGCCACCATTCGTGAGCTGCTGGATGGCAGGCCCGTGTCCCTGCGCACGCCGAGGCAGCTCACGCGTTTCCTCTGTGGCATCACCAGCCCGGCCACGACGCGGGAAAAGCTCACGAAGCACGATGCGTTTGGCATGCTGGAGAAGGTGCCGTTTGCCGATGTACTGACGCAGGCGGAGACGATGTTTTGA
- a CDS encoding helix-turn-helix transcriptional regulator: protein MKNRLKVLRAERGWTQEDLSKQLGVSRQAVNALETEKHSPSLDLAYRISALFGLGTEEIFENPYEVSAPKNVIGPPSNAPAG from the coding sequence ATGAAAAACCGCCTCAAAGTACTCCGCGCCGAGCGTGGCTGGACCCAGGAAGACCTCAGCAAGCAACTCGGCGTCTCCCGCCAGGCCGTGAATGCCCTGGAGACGGAGAAGCATTCCCCCTCGCTGGATCTCGCCTACCGCATCTCCGCCCTGTTCGGTCTGGGCACGGAGGAGATTTTCGAGAATCCCTACGAAGTCTCCGCGCCCAAGAATGTCATCGGCCCGCCTTCAAATGCGCCCGCAGGATGA
- a CDS encoding chloride channel protein, with protein sequence MNLREALGRLAPRTRLYLATCVYGLAGGGVAVAFHQCIHLVYGHTFETWAKESPETFLWRTLALMVGVALAVGLLVGNWCPQAGGSGIPQLKLAYWKEFGWSSPRIVLTKFVAGVLSIGGGMSLGREGPSVQLAGTLGSAVATRLGVAKSRHRMPAAAGAAAGLAAAFNTPLAAVTFVLEEIIGDLNSRFLGNVLVASVLGALVAHGLLGAQPAFQMSVMDQPGWKVYALTPWVAVCATLAGVLFQWSCLRLRGWSIMQRRLPVWLLPLPAALLTWGIGALVWTHTGRLGVFSLGYEDLSDALAGDLGWQLALVLLGAKLLATVTCYGMSGCGGVFAPTLFFGGMAGLAAAGLAGLALPLSSADIVVLAVVGMCSCLGAVVRAPVTGILIIFEMTHQFSLVLPLMLGALVSQSISRRMVKTSFYEAVLEQDGHVLHRIIPPRDLESWHQLPASTVASFQPVSLPDLAPATLRDTLAAHPYSLFPVVLDGNITGIVTRQAMEDALHHDIPPPMVPAVTVQPHETIGSIQAQFLHSSIPLILVCDDRRALLGLITPHDLMRAQVAFGTTLAA encoded by the coding sequence ATGAATTTACGTGAGGCACTGGGCAGGCTGGCACCGCGGACGCGGCTGTATCTGGCTACCTGCGTGTATGGGCTGGCTGGTGGTGGCGTGGCGGTGGCGTTTCACCAGTGCATCCATCTGGTGTATGGCCACACGTTCGAAACGTGGGCGAAGGAATCTCCGGAGACGTTCCTCTGGCGCACGCTGGCGCTGATGGTGGGGGTGGCACTCGCGGTTGGGCTTCTGGTGGGCAACTGGTGTCCGCAGGCGGGAGGCAGTGGCATTCCGCAGCTCAAGCTGGCTTACTGGAAGGAGTTTGGATGGTCGTCACCCAGGATTGTGCTGACGAAGTTCGTGGCGGGCGTGCTGAGCATCGGTGGTGGGATGAGTCTCGGTCGTGAGGGGCCTTCGGTGCAACTGGCGGGCACACTGGGCTCAGCCGTCGCGACGAGACTGGGTGTGGCGAAGTCGAGGCATCGCATGCCTGCAGCGGCAGGGGCAGCCGCAGGATTGGCGGCAGCGTTCAACACCCCACTCGCGGCGGTGACGTTCGTGTTGGAGGAGATCATCGGGGACCTCAACAGCCGCTTCCTGGGAAATGTGCTCGTCGCCTCGGTGTTGGGCGCGCTGGTGGCGCATGGCCTGCTGGGCGCGCAGCCCGCCTTTCAGATGAGCGTGATGGACCAGCCAGGGTGGAAGGTCTATGCGCTGACTCCTTGGGTGGCGGTGTGTGCGACGCTGGCTGGGGTGCTCTTCCAATGGTCCTGCCTGAGGCTGCGGGGCTGGAGCATCATGCAAAGACGCCTGCCCGTCTGGCTCCTGCCACTGCCGGCGGCGCTGCTCACCTGGGGCATTGGGGCGCTCGTGTGGACGCACACGGGGCGGCTGGGGGTCTTCTCGCTCGGATACGAGGACCTGTCCGATGCGCTGGCGGGAGACCTCGGATGGCAGTTGGCGCTGGTGCTGCTCGGCGCGAAGCTGCTGGCCACGGTGACCTGCTACGGCATGAGTGGCTGCGGCGGTGTCTTTGCGCCGACACTCTTCTTCGGTGGCATGGCGGGACTGGCAGCTGCAGGACTCGCAGGTCTGGCGCTTCCGTTGAGCAGTGCCGACATCGTAGTGCTGGCCGTCGTGGGAATGTGTTCCTGCCTGGGAGCAGTAGTTCGCGCACCGGTGACGGGCATCCTGATCATCTTCGAAATGACCCATCAGTTTTCCCTGGTGCTGCCGCTGATGCTGGGCGCGCTGGTGAGTCAATCGATCAGCCGGCGCATGGTGAAGACCAGCTTCTACGAGGCGGTGCTGGAGCAGGATGGACATGTGTTGCACCGCATCATTCCTCCGCGTGATCTGGAAAGCTGGCATCAGCTTCCGGCGTCCACCGTGGCCAGCTTCCAGCCTGTGTCATTGCCGGATCTCGCGCCTGCGACGTTGCGAGACACACTCGCTGCTCATCCCTACTCACTGTTTCCTGTGGTGCTGGATGGAAACATCACCGGAATAGTGACGCGCCAGGCGATGGAAGATGCCCTACACCATGATATACCGCCACCGATGGTTCCCGCTGTCACCGTTCAACCTCACGAGACCATCGGCTCCATTCAAGCGCAGTTCCTTCATTCCAGCATCCCGCTTATCCTGGTGTGCGACGACCGGAGGGCACTACTGGGCTTGATCACTCCGCATGACCTGATGAGGGCACAAGTGGCATTTGGTACGACCCTCGCAGCCTAG
- the gnd gene encoding decarboxylating NADP(+)-dependent phosphogluconate dehydrogenase, which translates to MSKSDFGLIGLAVMGQNLVLNVESRGFQVSVFNRTTATTDEFIAKHPGKKLVGSHTLEEFVQSLATPRKIQIMVKSTAVKDTDRDAVDAVIEQLIPLLDKGDIVIDGGNSFYQTTERRDAYLAEKGLRFIGAGVSGGEEGARKGPSIMPGGPASTWEVMKPIFESISAKVDGEPCVIHIGPGGAGHYVKMIHNGIEYGDMQLICEAYNIFKQAGITTDEMAAIFNQWNEGDLLSYLIQITGKALEQKDAETGKPIVELIVDKAGQKGTGQWTLLNAAENAVVISTINAAVEARILSSQKKQRVAASKELTGPKVNITTDKAELVKKVHDALYASKIISYAQGLDLIKTMGEKKSWGLDLGRIASIWRGGCIIRAKFLNRITDAYRTNPNLVNLMLDPFFKDVLSKTQQNWREVVSLATLNGIPVPAFSASLGYYDSYRAERLPANLLQAQRDFFGAHTYERLDKPEGQMFHTEWPEVIG; encoded by the coding sequence ATGTCTAAGAGCGACTTCGGATTGATTGGCCTCGCCGTGATGGGCCAGAACCTCGTGTTGAACGTGGAGAGCCGCGGCTTCCAGGTTTCCGTGTTCAACCGCACCACTGCGACCACGGATGAGTTCATCGCCAAGCACCCCGGCAAGAAGCTCGTCGGCTCCCACACCCTCGAAGAGTTCGTCCAGAGCCTGGCCACTCCCCGCAAGATCCAGATCATGGTGAAATCCACCGCCGTGAAGGACACCGACCGCGACGCCGTGGACGCCGTGATCGAGCAGCTCATCCCCCTCCTCGACAAGGGCGACATCGTCATCGACGGCGGCAACAGCTTCTACCAGACCACCGAGCGTCGCGACGCCTACCTCGCGGAAAAAGGCCTGCGCTTCATCGGCGCCGGCGTTTCCGGTGGTGAAGAAGGCGCCCGCAAGGGTCCCTCCATCATGCCTGGTGGCCCTGCCAGCACCTGGGAAGTGATGAAGCCCATCTTCGAAAGCATCTCCGCCAAGGTGGACGGCGAGCCCTGCGTGATTCACATCGGCCCCGGCGGCGCCGGCCACTATGTGAAGATGATTCACAACGGCATCGAGTACGGCGACATGCAGCTCATCTGCGAAGCCTACAACATCTTCAAGCAGGCTGGCATCACCACCGACGAGATGGCTGCCATCTTCAACCAGTGGAACGAAGGCGACCTCCTCAGCTACCTCATCCAGATCACCGGCAAGGCGCTGGAGCAGAAGGACGCTGAAACCGGCAAGCCGATTGTCGAGCTCATCGTGGACAAAGCGGGCCAAAAGGGCACTGGCCAGTGGACGCTCCTCAACGCCGCTGAGAACGCGGTCGTGATCTCCACCATCAACGCCGCCGTGGAGGCCCGCATCCTCTCCAGCCAGAAGAAGCAGCGCGTCGCCGCCAGCAAGGAACTGACCGGCCCGAAGGTGAACATCACCACGGACAAGGCCGAGCTGGTGAAGAAGGTGCACGACGCCCTCTACGCCTCCAAGATCATCTCCTACGCGCAGGGTCTGGACCTCATCAAGACCATGGGCGAGAAGAAGAGCTGGGGCCTCGACCTCGGCCGCATCGCCTCCATCTGGCGTGGCGGTTGCATCATCCGTGCGAAGTTCCTCAACCGCATCACGGACGCCTATCGCACCAACCCCAACCTGGTGAACCTGATGCTCGACCCCTTCTTCAAGGACGTGCTCAGCAAGACCCAGCAGAACTGGCGCGAAGTGGTGTCCCTCGCCACCCTGAACGGCATCCCCGTCCCCGCCTTCTCCGCCTCCCTGGGCTACTACGACAGCTACCGCGCCGAACGTCTCCCCGCCAACCTCCTGCAGGCCCAGCGCGACTTCTTCGGCGCCCACACCTACGAGCGTCTCGACAAGCCCGAAGGCCAGATGTTCCACACGGAATGGCCTGAGGTGATTGGGTAA